In Leopardus geoffroyi isolate Oge1 chromosome D1, O.geoffroyi_Oge1_pat1.0, whole genome shotgun sequence, the genomic stretch GCTTATTTTATGTTTCATAAGAATTACATTCAAACCACATACCGTGtacaggaagaattttttttaacttacgtTAGAAGTTAACAATTATTTTCTCCACCGAGTTCTAACTTGTTTGctttaactattttctttttttttaatatgaaatttactgccaaattgatttccatacaacacccagtgctcatcccaacaggtgccctcctcaatgcccatcacccacttttccctccctcccacccccccatcaaccctcagtttattctcagtttttaagagtctcttatggtttgcctctttccctctctgtaactttttttccccttcccctcccccatggtcttctgttaagtttctcaggaaccacgtaagagtgaaaacatatggtatctgtctttctctgtatgactgcTTGAACTATTTTCAGTGTCTGGGTTCATTTTCCTGGTAGTCCTTTAGGGCAGAAGTTATAGTTATATGATGGTATTGTTGATGGTAGGATTTACACCATACGACGAGGGAGTGGCAATTTCTCAAACCAAGCTGAACTCACAAAAGGAAAACTCCACAGAGTTTGATTCCACAATGCTTTTTACAACTGTACTCCCCACCATGACTACTACAGTCCAATTAAGTAAATGGTAGAAGGAAAAGCCTTCAATATTTATGATGTTCAGTGACCTTATCTCATTCTTTGATGTTACATGATTTATATTCTAAACTGGCTCTGGCCGGACTTTTTATTGCCATTATCATATATGCTGAATTTTTAATGACCAACCTTGAATGTAATAGACAGGGACCCCTGTATGGTTAATTTGTCTTTATGTTTATAAGGGACATAGGTTTTTTCACAAGCAAAGATATTTTTCAGAGCCTTATATTGATCCTATGGACATTAGGTTATGacaaattatagaaaatacatttttatacttgATCTTAGTCAAAAGGCTGAGAAAtgattagaaaatacatttttaaataaataaaaactcaaatacATTTAGGTTCATAACTCTGAATCAGTTAAGGAAACcatccaaaatttttatttctctctgactTCACTCTGATTTTATTGCCACATTATGTCTAATTATAAGGAATATTAGACCTCCTTAAAATCAAATCTCTACACAATATTTTCTCTAGCTATTAGCACAGGTCTGTTGGGTTGTATTAAAAGTCAACTTCACTATTGATTATTAGGCTATTCCTCCCCAATTCATTTAATCCCTGAGTTAGATGATCACAGCATTTACGTCTTAATCTTTAGAAGGTattgaaaaatatgtaacaaaatagGAATTAGATTTTAAGTTCTATTAGAGCAAGGAGTatgtcattttacttttcatatcTCTATACCTCAGCCCAGTGTCGGGCACTCTGTTGTCTCTCAGTAATTTTTGCTCAATTaaaccaaagaaagagagaagctcTCCATTTGAACCAATAGAATGACTTTAATTTCTTAATCCAATTATTCCCCAACTCACCAGAATTACTCagatagttttgtttgttttcttttaattttatttttagaaagttcaGTTCTATAAACTTTCTcaccctcagagattctgattcacaATGTCTAGAACAGGGgtagaaattttatattaaacaaacaaaatctctcCAGATGAGttgagagaattttgaaagttaTGAATAAAGGagttttgagaatatttttaaatatgcaaaagtgattaagaaaatatcaaaaatagaatCTAACTACTAGATATTGGAATGAGAGGGAAGGTGATGGTTAccactttaactttttaataaaaagtaattttacctATGACATGGGAAGTTTGTTTAATGTTCAAAGTTGATaattctagaaatagaaatatgaacACATTATTTAGAACTCTGGAGGTAACCTTCAGaaaaaaacggaaaaaaaaaaaactttaccagAGATATTCTGCAGACATTATGTTATTGCTCAGGAACAGACCAACAGCACAAGGAGGGTGATTaaagaaattctgtttttcattataattatgtTTACAGTCATCATTTTTGTAAATACTGTAATTTCCCTAGATAACCCCGATCAACCATATTGAGGAATCCCTGACCACTCTGTGTTCAGATATGGTCTTCTACATCTGGCTGAAGTCTAGCACAGTCTGTAGAGCAACCAGCCCATGGAATTCTGTATTACCTACAGCTTATTAGTATCATTACCTGTGCCACCTGCCTATATGAAATAACAATAAATTGTGTCTGTGTTCATATTGAACAACTGACATAAAATTCTTCTGACTTGGACAAATAGGATTCTAGAAAGAAAGGCATTTACTGATCCAATATGTATAAATTGAGTAAAAACACATATAAGGAGAAAGGGATATAGAGAATGAAGTCTAGCACAGGAAAATGTGCTAGAGTTTCTATAGTACAATATTTAAAACCTTTTGAAAATCAATATCATGATTCTCCTCTGATATTATACTAAGTTGATATTTTCCATAAATCCATGAGATGACCAGAAGTAGCCAAATGATCCCTTCAGGACCCTACATGTGTTTAATATACTGATTATCTGTTTAGAAGTTCTATCTAgaaagagtgcctgggtggctcagtcagttaagcagctagcttcgactcaggtcatgatctcattgtttgtgagtttcagccccacattgggctctgtgctgacagctcaaatatatatatattttatattttatatatatttatatttatgttatattatattatatataattatatataattatttacattatatatatttataaatatatttataaataattttatatttatatatgcatatatatttatatataattatattatatatctaataaatataatatatatacatttatattatattatagttatgtatatataacatctGGCAATACCAGATGTTGGTGAGCAGCAACTGGACTGATACAAAACTGGTGGGATACTAATGTGGTTCAGCCACTTTGGGGAAGAAGTTGGCAATTACTTGTAGATTGAAATAGACAATCCAACAATTAAAGTAAGTCCACATTAAAACAGATCTAGGGAtgacaagtgtggagcctgcttgggattctttccccctctatgcccctcccctgctctcacacacgctctctcaagctctctctctctcaaaataaataaataaactaaaaaaaaaataaagttgcgcTCCCAACAATAGATAATAGCAAGTGGtcacgatatatatatatatatatatatatatatatatatatatatatttttttttttttttttaatatatatgtatttttagctagtgagcctgctttggatacttatatacttatattttataagtatatacgtatatatacgtaaatacatacgtatatatacgtatatacttataagtatatacgtatatacttatatacatatatatacgtatataagtatatatatacatatatatatgtatgtatgtatttttggctagtgagcctgctttggatcctctgtctccctctctttctctcgcactttctctctcaaaaatatacaagtaaacattaaaaaaggaaattatatctAGGAAATGAAATATGTTGAAACTATCCCTATACTTGAGAGGGATATCTTTACACTATTCAGTTTTTTAATCCATGCATATGGCAAGTTTCTCTCCTTATTAAGGTTTTTTCTAGTTTCTCTCAGAATTAGTTATAAGTTTTAGTGTATAAACATTGCACAAATTTTCTTAGATTTGATGTATTTGAAGTTTACCTGTTGTTATTTTATGcgatgctattttaaaataattgtttcacttgttgcctttttcaaaaaatatgcaaaaatattaaatagatgGACAATTAAATGCTTTGCAAACACTagccaaaaataaatttcatgatgatgtattaatatcagacaaaggagACTATAACCAGAACACATTACTAAATATAAAAAGGGCCATTCCATAACAATAAAAGGTTTAATTTAAGGCTTGAACAACTAAAGGGATAAAGAGACAATCTGAAATTTGGTAGGAGACACTGACATACCTAATCCCAATAACTATTAGaataacagacaaaaaaaatcattatgcaTATGCAAAATCTAAACAACATTGTTAATAAGTGTGTATTATTTCAATATGTGATTTATTTCAATAATTGTAATAATATGTAGCACAAGACCCTCAAAAACGAACAACATGCCTTAAGATGCACTGGGAATACTTATAATAACTGACCTTATACTTCATTATAAAGAATAATAAGCAATTTTCAATAATTTAGATAATTCACAGTATGTTCATCAGACATAATGAAATTAAGGCAAACATCTAAAAACAGgactacctaaaaaaaaaaaaaaaagaaaaaagcccaagAGGTAACAATTCACTTCCACGTAATCCATGGAGcagtaaaaataatgaaacagaaattatattttaaagtaaatgatatTGTACATTTGATGTATCAAAACATGTGAGATTCAGCTGAAGTGGAGTTTAGAGAGAAATGTATAACTTATATGTacacactagaaaaaaaaagctgaagataCTGATTTAAGCTTCCATTTTAAGAAGTTaggaaaagaacaggaaatcatgctgaagaaattaacaaagaataaaaaaaatagttattagaaaataaactaaatagaaaatatacatatattttataaaatcaacataGCCAAAAATTGATTTACTGAAATCAattcataaaattgaaaaacttctagaatgagaaatcaaggaaaaagagaagtacCATACTTTGCTGATTTTAGAAATGAATAAGCAGAAATCTCTGcataatcaaaaatatttttcaatgttaaaGAAATCATCATGAAAAACCCAATACCACACATTTGATCATTTTCAAAGTGGATGAATGcattgaaatttcattttaggaaaactcagaagaaagaaaaaataggtggTATCTATTAAATGAATCCAATCCTTTGTTAAAAATTCTCACACAAAGAAAacctgagtactattccattctctgtatgtatgtatacatatacgtgtgtgtatatatgtgtgtgtgtgtgtgtgtgtgtgtatgtgtgtatatatatatatatatgtatatgtgtgtgtgtatgtatatatgcaatgTATTTTACAACTCATccatctattcatcagttgatgaacatatatttgagttgtttccaatttggtgTTGTTATGAACAAAGCTGGCATGCACTTTTTTGTACAAATTGTTGTAGATATAAATGCTTACATTTGTTTTGGATAAATGAATTACTGGATTAAATagatctgttttaatttttttacttattttaatgtttatttttgagagagagagagagagagacagagacagagcatgaataggggaggggcagagagagaaggaaacaaagaatctgaaagaggctctaggctctgagctgtcagcacagagcctgacacaggactccaaccaggaactgcgagatcataacctggctgaaatctgacgcttaacaagggagccacccaggcacccctgattttatatatatatatatatatatatatataatattttatatatatttatatttatgttatagtatatataattatatataattatttacatttatatagatttataaatatatttatatataatttttatatttatatatgcatatatatttatatataattatattatatatctaataaatataatatattatatttattatttatatttatatttatttatttatatttatatatattatatatatttataaacatatatttatatatatttacttatatttattatttatatttattatttattatattatagttatatatataactatatatttatatatatagttatatatattttatgtatatatatttataaatatatatatttatatatatttattatttatatttattatttattataatatataatatataatataatataatatattatagttatatatataactatatatatataatagttatatgtatataactatactatatatatatatatatatatatatatatatatatatatcgtgaCCACTTGCTATTATCTATTGTTGGgagcacaactttttttttttaagtttatttatttattttgagagagagagagcttgagagagcatgtgtgagagcaggggaggggcatagagggggagagaatcccaagcaggctccacacttgtcaTCCCTAGATCTGTTTTAATGTGGACTTACTTTAATTGTTGGATTGTCTATTTCAATCTACAAGAAATTGCCAACTTCTTCCCCAAAGTGGCTGAACCATATTAGTATCCCACCAGTTTTGTATGAGTCCAGTTGCTGCTCACCAACATCTGGTATTGCCAGGGTATTGTGGTTGTTCATCACCCAATCCAATGTAGGTGTATAGACGTGTCttgtttagttttaaattttcatgtccTTGGTGACTAAGGatattgagtatattttcatatacttcttGACTATTCAAATGCATTTTTGTGAGGAATCTGTTCATatactttaaacttttaaaagttgcttgtatttacattaaaattgcaaatattgggacacctgggtggctcagttggttaagcaaccgactcttgatttcggctcaagtcatgatctcactattggtgagttcgagccccaccaaCTCAAAGCTTGTGCTTTGGGATtaactgttcattttcttttcttttccttttttttttttttatgtttatttatttatttttgagggagagagaaagagagagagagagagagagagagcacaagtggggaagggacagagagacagggagacacagaatccagagcaggctctggactccaagctgtcagcacagagcatgacacagggcttcaacccacgaaccatgggttcatgacttgagccgaattcggacactgagccacccagtcttcccgcttttcattttcttaatggtcatttttatttttattttttttaatatgaaatttattgtcaaattggtttccatacaatacccagtgcttctcccaacaggtgcccctcctaattttgatgaagtacaagTAAACAATTTTTATggttagttttttgttgtttatatcttttgtttttgttattattcatatatatatatatatatatatatacacacatacatatatatcctttttaaaaaaaatctaaaactactCCATGATCTAAAAGATTTTCTTCAGTCCCTTCTTTCTGATGTTTTAGTCCTTGTGCTCAGATCTGATTGCAGGTTTATATTGGAGCAGAAATGAGATagaaatttttagatatttttgtattttctatatttacataaattcaaCTCTAATCCATTTGAAATGTTTACTTTGGTGCACGTAATGGTAAAATAATCTTTTTGCCATTTAACTGAATAGGGAGGACGTTTGtaattctgttttctaattttatgccTCTGCTTTGTATCAaagatgaaggaacagaaagaaggacTGAGATACTaacatttctgtttctgtaattTGAAGTAAGTTACAGCttattttgcaaatgataaaCTGTTAATCATTAAAAACGACACAGTAATTGATTATTCTCACTTTCTGATTGATAAATCTCTCCCAATTTTATGACAAAGTGGATAatattgttatttctcttttataggTTTAGAAGGCAAGACACAAAGAGATTGATTGACTTGTTCCAAGGGTATCAGCTACTAACTAAATGACGGTATCAGAATCTGAATTTAAGGCCTGCCTTTTAACCACTACTCAAACTGCTTTCTTTCAAGCAAAGGGAGAAGTACTTGGTCCAGGACCACAAAGCCACTAATGGTGGGCCAATCCACTCGGTAGATTTGTACAATGATAGCTGTAGGTGTTGTTTCATctgaataataatatttaaacatCTGAAGACTTTATGTAGAGATTCAGATTTcctgataattatttttaaaatgtaaagatctGAAAATCATAAGATCTCATTCATTTCTGTCAGAAATTAATTGCAGGCTATTAACGCTTAGCAGTATTTGGTCTCCTCAAGGTGTCATGATGCCAGTTTTACTCATCTACACTGGCTTCTCTAAATATTTAGGTTTCTGAGTCTCAACTGAGAAATATTGGCTTGATTATCGTTGAAATGTTCAAAATGGGAAACACTTGgcaatttttaatgatttataaaCATGGttacttttatataaatacatttattatatttgaaaatgaggcttaataaatattaaatcatgATGAATTTCACTTATGTAAGTTGACCTAGAGTTAAATAACCATATAGACCAAGAGGATATCTAAAACAAGAATCATCTATATGGGGCATCCTACTCTaaatagagaataatgaagtTTTCCCAACAACCATGtttttctctgtccccttcagaAACCACTCACAGGAACATGGCAGCAGAAAATCTTTCCACAGTGACTGCGTTTATCCTCACTGGGCTAACACAACAGCCAGAACTCCAGctgccccttttctttctcttcctaggAGTCTATGTGGTCACAGTGGTGGGGAACTTGGTCATGATCACACTGATAGGGCTCAGTGCTCACCTACACACCCCCATGTACTACTTCCTCAGTAATTTGTCCTTCATTGATCTCTGCCATTCCACTGTCATTACCCCCAAAATGCTAGTGAACTTTGTGACAGAGATGAACACCATCTCCTACTCTGAATGCATAACTCAgctctatttcttccttgtttttgctATCTCAGAGTGTTACATGTTAGCTGCAATGGCATACGACCGCTATGTTGCCATCTGTAGCCCCCTGCTTTATAATATCAACATGTCCCATCAGGCTTGTTTCTCCCTGATTTGGGGAGTGTATATTATAGCCCTGGTTTGTGCATTTGTTCATACAGGCTGCTTGTTTAGGGTTCACTTCTGCAAATTTGCTGTGATCAACCATTATTTCTGTGATCTTCTTTCCCTCTTAAAGCTCTCCTGTTCTAGCACCCACATCAATGAATTACTGATTCTAGTCTTTAGTGCAATTAATATCCTCGCCCCCAGCCTCATGATTCTTAGCTCCTACATCTTCATCATTGCCAGCATGCTCCGCATCCGCTCCACCGAAGGCAGAGCCAAAGCCTTCAGCACCTGCAGCTCCCACATCTCAGCCGTTGCCGTTTTCTTTGGATCTGCTGCATTCATGTACCTGCAGCCATCATCTGTGAGCTCCCTGGACCAAGGAAAAATGTCTTCTGTGTTTTATACTATTGTTGTGCCTATGTTGAATCCCCTGATCTACAGCCTGAGGAATAAAGATGTCAATGTCGCACTGAAGAAAATGCTAGAGAGAAGAATATTCTTGTGATTAGAAATAACATGAGGATCATTTATTAGTCTCAGTCACTGTCTGTTACATTGTATGAATCAATATGTTTAATTTCAGCCCATTTGTCAATACACATCCTCAGTTAGTGGGATTCTATTCACATTATTTCTTACTCCTATGGCCTTCTGATGTCACTGctctctggatttttttctcatgagTATCACTGAGACACAGATTAGAAGTACTAAGGATGACCTGGATACATGGACCCACTAATGCCACTACCATCACCTCCTCCCCTTGTCTTCGGTAAACTGATAAAAACTCAGTTTGCAACCATAATGAAAGTATCTTCCAGAAGTGCTTAGCCATATCCTTTTTTTCTATGcagtcaaaaatataaaaatcatagcAATGTAATGACTGTAATCTCTAGTTTTTGCACACCTCTAACCTGGGAAAACCTCTTTCCCACTATATCCTACCCCgtactttctttttctgagttatttCCTCTATTTCATACTTAAGAAACTTAGGaaacttttttcctctctttcatacgtaagaaacattttttctttttatgctgaagggaaatttaactttttattagttccattttttctttttttactggttATTAACCATGGAAAAGCACAGAACGTTAAATCTGAGTTACAGGCCCATGTGGGTGTTGTTATTGTCCCCAATCCAATATCCTTCTGCTTTGGCATCCGTTAATCTAGTTTGCAATGATCTGTGTATTGTCCAAGTTCACACTAGACTGTAATCTCCATCAAGGTAGACCCCTGTACATGTAGTTCAGTGCCATTATCTCCAAATAGCAGAATGCCTGCTACCTAGAGGGTCTTGATAATTTTCTTGGTAATTACTTTCCCcctataaaatattcatatgaaaacTAATATTTATCCAACGTAGGTCTTCACCCATTAACCCCTTCAAGTGATGTATGTGGCTTTCTGGTTTTAGTTTAAATCAATGAGGTGTAACTTTGGAGAATTCTCTAAGGATCTCTAAGATAACCTGTAGCATCCCTAGTTGTTTCTGTACAAGGACTAAGAAATActagtcctggggtgcctgggtggctcagtcggttgagtgtccaactttggctcaggtcatgatctcacggttcatgagtttaagtcccacatcgggctctgtgctgaccgctcagagcctggagcctacttcagattctgtgtcccccttgctctctgcccctcccccacccatgctctgtctctctctgcttctcaaaaataaagaaatgtaataataataaaaaaaaaaactaagaaatactAGTCCTGAGATTCTTCTGTGGCAAATCCCAGCACAGATATGGTAACCTGCAAATACCTgattttttatgtcattaaatCCTGTCAACAATCAAGGAGTCCCTAAAGCAAGTCTAATTATTCGTGAATTTAAGTATGCAGCCTTAGagactcaaaaaaattaagtagatttGAAATCAAATGGGTCAACATGGCAAATCATGTGGTAGAATGATGTCTGGGGCCGAAACAACCCCATCTGGCCACCGTACCCAAATAATTCCACCTAGTGGCATAGAGGAAATTCTTTGCTATTTAAACTTAAGAAGAAAgggcattaaatatttaaatataaagccTTGGTTATTGCTTCCAGCAGTAGAGATAcattatactctttttttaaaaatttggtctttgattttcccccttttatgtatttttattatttttatttaagtatagttgacacacattaCATTAGTCTTAGGTGTATAACGCAGTGGTctgacaactctatacattatgcaaagttcaccacaagtgtaactaccacaTCTCACCATAAAACACTGagacaataccattgactatattccctatactgtatctttcatttctgtaatttattcatttcataagtGGATGCCTGTACCTCCGTctcccttttgctcatttttcacatcccctgcctcctcccctccagcaactatcagtttgttctctgtatttatggctctatttctgctttatttttgtttttgcatttttttctttttaagattccacatatgagtgaaatcatatagtatttgtttttctctgtctgacttatttcacttagcataataccctccaggtctaTCTGTGTTGTCctaaatgacaagatctcatcctttatattgctgagtaatattcctttatattgctgtgtgtgtgtgtttctacacaagcatgcatgcatgcgtgtgtgtgtgtgtctccaccTAACTTTGCATTTGAGCCCAGACCAGTTGTGCTCAAAGGCCTCCTCTGCCCTGTAAGCATGCCCTCTTACTCATACTTAAACCCTTATAGTGATAGAAACTCAATCCTTCACAAGTCATATtatcccattaattttttttctttctatactgAAACGAAATCTGACTTTttattagttccatttttttttactggttattCACCGCGAAAAAGCATGTAATAATTCTAATTAGCAGCTgctaatgaatttgaaaataagtgTCATGTCTCTGCTTTTGTATGCAAAACGTCCCAGGAGCTTTCATAGTGGAAAAGTTTGAAGCTTTGGTCTGGAATCAGATCTGGAAAAGATCTGAGATTTAACTTCAGCTCACTTTGCAGCTATATGATCAAGTTCTAAAACTCCCAgtgcttttatttcctctcctATTTAATAAGATTGTTTTGAGAcctaaatttaaacataaaagaacaaaaaaataataataaattagcaTAGTACCTGGCAAATGCTCAATgtatattactgttatttttattaaatctttttcATACGGGATGGTTTAAAGACACTTTACCGCTTTATAATCTTCCTTTGAAAGTACTTAgcttattaatgtttttttttgtaaggtgCATTTGCTAGAAAAAAACACGTAAGATGATAATTAAATAATTCCTTATTATTGATTATATCCTGTCTGCAACAGTGATACTCATTGTAAATATCTACATAGTCCTAAAAATGTTTGCGTCCTTGAAAATAAGGTGTTGCAATATTACCACATGTAAAGACAGGCAGGtaaaggaggcaaaaaaaagTACTCAGCCTGAAGCCTTGAAGTCAAGATTGGAGTCCATTCTCCAGGCCAGCAGACTTGAAAGAAATGTAgatgttttccatttcatcttgGGGGTAAATGTGGTTAATTATTTTGTCT encodes the following:
- the LOC123600845 gene encoding olfactory receptor 8G5-like — its product is MAAENLSTVTAFILTGLTQQPELQLPLFFLFLGVYVVTVVGNLVMITLIGLSAHLHTPMYYFLSNLSFIDLCHSTVITPKMLVNFVTEMNTISYSECITQLYFFLVFAISECYMLAAMAYDRYVAICSPLLYNINMSHQACFSLIWGVYIIALVCAFVHTGCLFRVHFCKFAVINHYFCDLLSLLKLSCSSTHINELLILVFSAINILAPSLMILSSYIFIIASMLRIRSTEGRAKAFSTCSSHISAVAVFFGSAAFMYLQPSSVSSLDQGKMSSVFYTIVVPMLNPLIYSLRNKDVNVALKKMLERRIFL